Proteins encoded by one window of Halobacteriovorax sp. GB3:
- a CDS encoding response regulator, with protein MTKKVLIVDDEKDVHFLFECKLGRDSDLSENEYIFAENGQEAFEIYKERGDIDMIITDLDMPVMNGLDFISLIREEDEHTPIFVISMHSDMDRLKRAHALKVRKYLIKPFDFDELFEEMKALMSFTPVADAQL; from the coding sequence ATGACAAAGAAAGTTTTAATCGTAGATGATGAAAAAGATGTGCACTTTCTATTTGAGTGTAAATTGGGTAGAGATTCAGATCTCTCTGAGAACGAATATATCTTTGCGGAAAATGGTCAAGAGGCCTTCGAAATCTATAAAGAGCGCGGAGACATCGACATGATCATTACCGACTTGGATATGCCTGTTATGAATGGGCTCGATTTCATTTCTTTAATTAGAGAAGAAGATGAGCACACGCCAATTTTTGTTATTAGTATGCATAGTGACATGGATCGTCTTAAGAGGGCACATGCTTTAAAGGTGCGAAAATATCTGATTAAGCCATTTGATTTTGATGAATTATTTGAAGAGATGAAAGCTCTTATGAGCTTTACTCCTGTTGCTGATGCTCAGCTTTAA
- the fusA gene encoding elongation factor G has product MINNKLMAKTRNIGISAHIDSGKTTLTERILFYCDMIHKIEDVRGGGDGAKMDHMELEKEKGITITSAATTVFWKGASGKGTTFADGVDKDTRINIIDTPGHVDFTVEVERSLRVLDGAILVLCSVSGVQSQSITVDRQMKRYNVPRMAFLNKMDRMGANAFNGRDALRDKLNHNAVLMQCPIGAEDGFLGAVDLITRKAWYYDGDNGENIRIEDCPADLADKVEELRSEMVDAVAEFDDDVMEAYLEGNEPTEEQLHLCIKKGVQSLQLTPVYMGSAFKNKGVQALLEAVARYLPSPLTCAAPTAVNSDNDETVEINPDPAEDLLAMAFKITDEQFGQLTYTRIYRGTLNKGDTVYNTRTGKKVRIGRMVRMNSNDRENIDSAHAGDIIAIVGIDCASGDTFVGKDDNLNLSLEGIHVPIPVIELSISCKDKNEQAKMSKGLAKFLKEDPTFHVYTDEESGETRIAGMGELHLEIYVERLKREFGAEVTVGAPQVNYRETIRTQTNYEYTHKKQTGGSGQFGQVVGVLKPLTDENKEKEDQVFRFHNEIKGGSIPNEYIGACEKGFQDVMDKGPLAAFPVINCEVFLQDGKYHDVDSSDMAFRIAARQAMRKAIRAADPVIMEPVMKVEVTTPDEYQGSVIGDLSSRRGMIQGSETDPGGEVIINAEVPLSEMFGYSNDLRSMSAGKASYTMEFAKYVDCPSNIQEKVIAERKEKLDNDD; this is encoded by the coding sequence ATGATTAACAACAAACTAATGGCCAAAACTCGTAACATCGGGATTTCGGCACACATTGACTCAGGAAAGACGACTCTTACTGAGCGTATCCTTTTTTACTGTGACATGATCCACAAGATCGAAGACGTTCGTGGTGGTGGTGATGGTGCAAAAATGGACCACATGGAACTAGAGAAGGAAAAAGGGATTACAATTACATCTGCTGCTACAACAGTATTCTGGAAAGGTGCTAGCGGTAAAGGAACAACTTTCGCTGACGGTGTTGATAAAGATACTCGTATCAATATTATCGATACTCCGGGTCACGTTGACTTCACTGTAGAAGTAGAAAGATCACTACGTGTTCTTGATGGTGCAATCCTTGTACTTTGTTCTGTTTCTGGTGTTCAGTCTCAGTCTATTACTGTTGACAGACAAATGAAGCGTTATAACGTACCAAGAATGGCCTTCCTTAACAAAATGGACAGAATGGGAGCGAACGCTTTCAATGGTAGAGATGCTCTTAGAGACAAGCTAAACCACAATGCTGTTCTTATGCAATGTCCTATCGGAGCTGAAGACGGTTTCCTAGGTGCTGTAGACCTCATCACTAGAAAAGCTTGGTACTACGATGGTGATAACGGTGAAAATATCAGAATCGAAGACTGCCCAGCAGACCTAGCTGATAAAGTAGAAGAGCTAAGATCAGAAATGGTTGACGCTGTAGCTGAATTTGATGATGACGTAATGGAAGCTTACCTAGAGGGTAACGAGCCAACTGAAGAGCAACTTCACCTTTGTATTAAAAAAGGTGTTCAGTCACTTCAACTAACTCCTGTATATATGGGTTCTGCATTCAAGAACAAAGGTGTTCAAGCACTTCTTGAAGCTGTTGCAAGATACCTTCCTTCACCACTTACTTGTGCTGCGCCAACTGCTGTTAACTCTGATAATGATGAAACAGTAGAAATCAATCCAGATCCAGCAGAAGATCTACTTGCTATGGCATTCAAGATCACTGATGAGCAATTTGGACAGCTTACTTATACAAGAATTTACCGTGGTACTCTTAATAAGGGTGACACTGTTTACAATACAAGAACAGGTAAGAAAGTTAGAATCGGACGTATGGTTCGTATGAACTCTAACGATAGAGAGAATATCGATTCAGCACACGCTGGTGATATCATCGCTATCGTAGGTATCGACTGTGCTTCAGGGGATACTTTCGTTGGTAAAGATGACAACCTTAACCTTTCTCTTGAAGGGATTCACGTTCCAATTCCAGTTATCGAACTTTCGATTTCATGTAAGGATAAGAACGAGCAAGCTAAGATGTCTAAAGGTCTTGCTAAATTCCTTAAAGAAGACCCTACATTCCACGTTTACACTGATGAAGAATCAGGTGAAACAAGAATTGCAGGTATGGGTGAGCTTCACCTTGAAATTTACGTTGAAAGACTTAAGCGTGAATTCGGTGCTGAAGTAACTGTTGGTGCGCCACAGGTTAACTACCGTGAAACAATTAGAACTCAAACTAACTACGAATACACTCACAAGAAGCAAACGGGTGGTTCTGGTCAATTTGGTCAAGTTGTTGGTGTTCTTAAGCCACTTACTGATGAAAACAAAGAAAAAGAAGATCAGGTATTTAGATTCCACAACGAAATTAAAGGTGGATCGATTCCTAACGAATATATTGGAGCTTGTGAAAAAGGTTTCCAAGACGTTATGGATAAAGGACCTCTTGCAGCGTTCCCAGTTATTAACTGTGAAGTTTTCCTACAAGATGGTAAGTACCACGATGTTGACTCTTCTGATATGGCCTTCCGTATTGCTGCTAGACAAGCAATGAGAAAAGCTATTAGAGCTGCTGATCCAGTAATTATGGAACCAGTAATGAAAGTTGAAGTTACAACTCCTGATGAGTATCAAGGTTCAGTAATTGGTGACCTTTCTTCTAGAAGAGGGATGATCCAAGGTTCTGAGACTGATCCGGGAGGAGAAGTTATCATCAACGCTGAGGTTCCTCTTTCTGAGATGTTTGGATACTCTAACGACCTACGTTCTATGTCTGCTGGTAAAGCGTCATACACAATGGAATTCGCTAAGTATGTTGATTGTCCATCAAACATCCAAGAAAAAGTTATCGCAGAAAGAAAAGAAAAACTTGATAACGATGATTAA